A region of Subdoligranulum variabile DNA encodes the following proteins:
- a CDS encoding fructose-bisphosphatase class III, translating into MPTHSEHLRYLRLLAQQFPTVAAAASEIIRIEAVLRLPKGTEHFMSDLHGEHEAFVHILNSASGVIHEKIDTVLGDSVSPAERAELATLIYYPAQKLPELKARQTDLAGWYRATLLRLIELCRFVSSKHTRAHVRAGLPESCAYILDELLHAHFEDHDKDLYYGQIIDSMLRHDRADAYITRLCEIIKWLAVDRLHIVGDLFDRGPRPDRILDSLMAHHQVDIQWGNHDVVWMGAASGSPLCILTVLKTTLAYNNTDTLESGYGISLRQLERFAQRTYGQSDVTRWLPHTDARNGAAGDLTATARMHKAVTILMLKLESQVIERNPDFHMEGRDWLQRIDWQKGTVRCGDSEYMLLDRDFPTVTPSDPAALTAAEQQVVDGLVRAFAESERLQRHVQFLYDHGALYKICNGNLLYHGAVPMTQEGEFAEHVYEGHSWSGKGLFDYCDRRARQGYFAPEGSPARQAGQDFLWYLWCGAQSPLFGRSAMTTFERLYIADPATHVEVKDPYYRLIDRPETADKILAAFGLQGEGCHIVNGHVPVRAIEGESPVKGGGKLIIIDGGFCRAYHQKTGIAGYTLVYNSRGLILRTHQPFESMEKAIHEDEDIASKSEYIYTAPRRIQVADTDEGVRKRERVRDLEALVKAYESGLIPQGLRV; encoded by the coding sequence ATGCCCACCCACAGTGAACATCTGCGGTATCTGCGTTTGCTGGCGCAGCAGTTTCCCACGGTAGCGGCGGCGGCCAGCGAGATCATCCGCATCGAGGCGGTGCTGCGGCTGCCCAAGGGCACCGAGCACTTCATGAGCGACCTGCACGGGGAGCATGAGGCCTTTGTGCACATTCTGAACAGTGCGTCGGGGGTCATTCACGAGAAGATCGACACGGTGCTGGGGGACAGTGTTTCCCCGGCGGAGCGTGCCGAGCTGGCGACGCTGATCTACTATCCGGCGCAGAAGCTGCCCGAGCTGAAGGCCCGGCAGACCGATCTGGCGGGATGGTACCGGGCGACGCTGTTGCGGCTGATCGAACTGTGCCGGTTTGTTTCCAGTAAGCACACCCGTGCCCATGTGCGGGCGGGCCTGCCGGAGAGCTGTGCCTACATTCTGGACGAATTGCTCCACGCCCATTTCGAGGACCACGACAAGGACCTCTACTACGGGCAGATCATCGACAGCATGCTGCGCCACGACCGGGCGGACGCCTACATCACCCGTCTGTGCGAGATCATCAAATGGCTGGCGGTGGACCGGCTGCACATTGTGGGGGACCTGTTCGACCGGGGCCCCCGGCCGGACCGCATTCTGGACAGCCTGATGGCCCACCACCAGGTGGACATCCAGTGGGGCAACCACGACGTGGTGTGGATGGGGGCGGCGTCGGGCAGTCCTTTGTGCATCCTGACGGTGCTGAAAACCACCCTGGCCTACAATAACACCGACACATTGGAGAGCGGCTACGGCATCAGTCTGCGGCAGCTGGAGCGGTTTGCCCAGCGCACCTACGGCCAATCCGACGTGACCCGGTGGCTGCCCCACACCGACGCCCGCAACGGGGCGGCGGGGGACCTGACGGCCACGGCGCGGATGCACAAAGCGGTGACGATTTTGATGCTCAAGCTGGAATCCCAGGTGATTGAGCGCAACCCGGACTTCCATATGGAGGGGCGGGACTGGCTGCAGCGCATCGACTGGCAAAAAGGCACGGTGCGATGCGGGGACAGCGAGTATATGTTGCTGGACCGGGATTTTCCCACCGTGACGCCCTCCGACCCGGCGGCGCTGACGGCGGCGGAGCAGCAGGTGGTGGACGGGCTGGTCCGCGCCTTTGCCGAGAGCGAGCGGCTCCAGCGGCATGTGCAGTTTTTGTACGACCATGGGGCGCTGTACAAGATCTGCAACGGGAATCTTTTGTATCACGGGGCGGTGCCCATGACCCAGGAGGGCGAATTTGCCGAGCACGTCTACGAGGGCCATTCCTGGAGCGGCAAAGGGCTGTTTGACTACTGCGACCGGCGGGCCCGGCAGGGGTATTTTGCCCCGGAGGGCAGCCCGGCGCGGCAGGCGGGACAGGATTTTCTGTGGTACTTGTGGTGCGGGGCGCAGTCGCCGCTGTTTGGCCGCAGCGCCATGACCACCTTCGAGCGGCTGTATATTGCGGACCCCGCCACTCACGTGGAGGTGAAGGACCCCTACTACCGGCTCATCGACCGGCCCGAGACGGCGGACAAGATCCTGGCGGCCTTCGGGCTGCAGGGGGAGGGCTGCCACATCGTCAACGGCCATGTGCCGGTGCGGGCCATCGAGGGGGAAAGCCCGGTGAAGGGCGGCGGCAAGCTGATCATCATCGACGGCGGGTTCTGCCGGGCTTATCATCAGAAGACCGGCATTGCGGGGTACACGCTGGTGTACAATTCCCGGGGGCTGATCCTGCGCACCCACCAGCCCTTCGAGAGCATGGAGAAAGCTATCCATGAGGACGAGGACATCGCCAGCAAGAGCGAGTATATCTACACGGCGCCCCGGCGCATCCAGGTGGCGGACACCGACGAGGGTGTGCGCAAGCGGGAGCGTGTGCGGGACCTGGAGGCGCTGGTCAAAGCCTACGAGAGCGGCCTGATCCCCCAGGGCCTGCGGGTGTAA
- a CDS encoding helix-turn-helix domain-containing protein, whose translation MERTTQELMDALLSKRDVEDYLRENAGELLSQTLASCLESLVSRHGLKKGAVIEAAGIERSYGYQLFSGRRGTPSRDVLLALALAMGLTVDETQTLLRVAGLAMLYPRVRRDSVILRALADGLSVPDCDLRLDACGEPPLGDKP comes from the coding sequence ATGGAACGCACCACCCAGGAACTGATGGACGCCCTGCTGTCCAAGCGGGACGTGGAGGACTATCTGCGGGAGAACGCGGGGGAGCTGCTGTCCCAGACGCTGGCCTCCTGCCTGGAATCGCTGGTTTCCCGCCACGGGCTGAAAAAGGGCGCGGTCATCGAAGCGGCGGGCATTGAGCGCAGCTACGGCTACCAGTTGTTTTCGGGGCGGCGGGGCACGCCTTCCCGGGACGTGCTGCTGGCGCTGGCCCTGGCCATGGGGCTGACGGTGGACGAGACCCAGACGCTGCTGCGGGTGGCGGGGCTGGCCATGCTCTACCCCCGGGTGCGGCGGGACAGTGTGATCCTGCGGGCGCTGGCGGACGGGCTGTCGGTGCCGGACTGTGATCTGCGGTTGGATGCCTGCGGGGAACCGCCGCTGGGAGATAAACCATGA
- a CDS encoding serine/threonine-protein kinase, whose protein sequence is MKDDLEFLDTLNERGTVYLIRQRTTGRMLTGRRVTAEQRPVYAALCGAALPHVVPVREIRPEADGQFLVLQDYLPGISLARRLEEGTLPAQTALSVGVQLCTALDGLHHRGILHRDIKPGNVLLREDGTVWLLDFDIARCCKPAAGRDTALLGTPGYAAPEQFGFRQTDARADLFALGVLLNQLVTGELPANRLAPPPLGPIVARCTELDPARRYQDAGALQHALLRALPPGQRAAALDGQPAAVGTVPGFGSGDPLRMLAALLGYAAAVLVAAAGFSAMTDAAGRALWGALLVCCAGWYLLAFDAGGLRSRLAPARRFRTRAGQLGYTAALGLVWTLVCGLAAFCAVAALTAA, encoded by the coding sequence ATGAAGGACGATCTGGAATTTCTGGATACCCTCAACGAGCGGGGCACCGTCTACCTGATCCGCCAGCGCACCACCGGGCGGATGCTCACGGGGCGGCGGGTCACGGCGGAGCAGCGGCCGGTGTACGCGGCGCTCTGCGGCGCGGCGCTGCCCCATGTGGTGCCGGTGCGGGAGATCCGTCCCGAGGCGGACGGGCAGTTTCTCGTCTTGCAGGACTATCTGCCGGGGATCTCCCTGGCCCGGCGGCTGGAAGAGGGCACCCTGCCCGCGCAAACGGCGCTCTCCGTGGGGGTGCAGCTCTGCACGGCGCTGGACGGGCTGCATCACCGGGGAATTTTGCACCGGGACATCAAGCCCGGCAACGTGCTGCTGCGGGAGGACGGCACCGTCTGGCTGCTGGATTTTGACATTGCCCGCTGCTGCAAACCCGCGGCCGGGCGGGACACGGCGCTGCTGGGCACGCCGGGGTATGCGGCGCCGGAGCAGTTCGGCTTCCGCCAGACCGACGCCCGGGCGGACCTGTTCGCCCTGGGGGTGCTGCTGAACCAGCTGGTCACGGGGGAGCTGCCCGCCAACCGGCTGGCCCCGCCGCCCCTGGGGCCCATCGTGGCCCGCTGTACCGAACTGGACCCCGCCCGCCGCTACCAGGATGCGGGGGCGCTGCAGCATGCGCTGCTGCGGGCGCTGCCCCCCGGCCAGCGGGCGGCAGCCCTGGACGGCCAGCCTGCGGCGGTGGGCACGGTGCCGGGGTTTGGCAGCGGCGACCCGCTGCGGATGCTGGCGGCGCTGCTGGGCTACGCCGCGGCGGTGCTGGTGGCAGCGGCGGGATTCTCCGCCATGACCGACGCCGCCGGACGTGCCCTGTGGGGGGCGCTGCTGGTCTGCTGTGCGGGGTGGTATCTGCTGGCCTTTGATGCGGGCGGCCTGCGCAGCCGTCTGGCCCCGGCGCGGCGGTTCCGCACCCGGGCCGGGCAGCTTGGCTACACCGCAGCCCTGGGGCTGGTCTGGACGCTGGTCTGCGGGCTGGCGGCCTTCTGCGCGGTGGCAGCCCTCACCGCGGCATAA
- a CDS encoding ABC transporter substrate-binding protein — protein MKKWMAGTMAALLAVSMAGCGTAQAETMEPAAYPAGRTVQAEPVAATPETAQPKVLLDQGGVRITALGYDPDGMLGARVPLRVENESDRDVAVQAEWGALNGCMMDALCYMEADAGQTVEDSVLFISTEVQRAGADPAGQVTLQLNVLDQESCETLATTGLMTWDLTQGGGETAVPQGVTLSDEGDVVVTACAADDEVLGSELRLWVENRSDRTVTVRFDEVRLGWGLGGEDTIAELLPGTCSVNGVKLPGSAADAAGKTLHLKLSVMDSDSYEMLTEQTVDVKLA, from the coding sequence ATGAAAAAGTGGATGGCAGGAACGATGGCCGCGTTGTTGGCGGTAAGTATGGCGGGCTGCGGCACGGCGCAGGCCGAGACGATGGAGCCCGCGGCGTACCCGGCGGGCAGGACGGTACAGGCGGAGCCGGTGGCGGCCACCCCCGAGACGGCGCAGCCCAAAGTGCTGCTGGACCAGGGCGGGGTGCGCATCACGGCGCTGGGCTATGACCCCGACGGCATGCTGGGGGCGCGGGTACCGCTGCGGGTGGAAAATGAATCCGACCGTGACGTGGCGGTGCAGGCGGAATGGGGCGCGCTGAACGGCTGCATGATGGACGCCCTGTGTTATATGGAGGCGGACGCCGGCCAGACGGTGGAGGACAGCGTGCTGTTCATCTCCACCGAGGTACAGCGGGCGGGGGCCGACCCGGCGGGGCAGGTGACGCTGCAGCTGAATGTGCTGGACCAGGAAAGCTGTGAGACGCTGGCCACCACGGGGCTGATGACCTGGGACCTGACCCAGGGCGGCGGCGAGACGGCGGTGCCCCAGGGGGTGACGCTCAGCGACGAAGGTGACGTGGTAGTCACGGCCTGCGCGGCGGACGACGAGGTGCTGGGCAGTGAGCTGCGCCTCTGGGTGGAGAACCGGTCGGACCGCACGGTGACGGTGCGCTTTGACGAGGTGCGCCTGGGCTGGGGCCTGGGCGGGGAGGACACCATTGCCGAGCTGCTGCCGGGGACCTGTTCGGTGAACGGGGTGAAGCTGCCGGGCAGTGCGGCCGATGCCGCAGGCAAGACGCTGCACCTGAAGCTCAGCGTCATGGACAGCGACAGCTACGAGATGCTCACCGAGCAGACGGTGGACGTCAAGCTGGCGTAA